The following proteins come from a genomic window of Micromonospora echinofusca:
- a CDS encoding trans-sulfuration enzyme family protein, whose translation MTGTGTIAVHGDDGLSPGAAVSPPIVQSATFSAESDEQFAALATETRGHGFYTRYGNPNHAQVAAVVAELEGVQAGMVTASGMGAISTIALALLSAGDHVVVQRSTYGGTTSLVTGLLARFGVAFTQVDQTDNEAFARALRPQTRLVLVETPSNPLLELTDLAAVIELAHANDALVAVDNTFATPVNQRPADFGADLVWHSGTKYLGGHSDLSAGVIVGSADLVDRVWQTAIVTGSTLGPIDAWLLLRGIRTLSLRVERHNANALALARAVEGHPTVRRVRYPGLPTHPQHELAGRQMTGFGGVLGVELHDGRAAAALLDGLRLAKRAASLGSVSTLVVHPRSMWAGIVDAEQLAAAGIAEGLVRVSTGIEDTEDLVADFLAALDAADRPR comes from the coding sequence GTGACCGGCACCGGCACGATCGCTGTCCACGGCGACGACGGGTTGAGCCCCGGCGCGGCGGTGTCGCCGCCGATCGTGCAGAGCGCCACCTTCAGCGCCGAGTCGGACGAGCAGTTCGCCGCCCTCGCCACCGAGACGCGGGGCCACGGCTTCTACACCCGCTACGGCAACCCGAACCACGCGCAGGTCGCCGCCGTGGTCGCCGAGCTGGAGGGCGTGCAGGCGGGCATGGTCACCGCCTCCGGCATGGGCGCGATCAGCACGATCGCCCTGGCCCTGCTCTCCGCCGGGGACCACGTCGTCGTGCAGCGCAGCACGTACGGCGGCACGACGTCCCTGGTCACCGGCCTGCTAGCCCGGTTCGGGGTGGCCTTCACCCAGGTGGACCAGACCGACAACGAGGCGTTCGCGCGGGCGCTGCGCCCGCAGACCCGGCTGGTCCTCGTGGAGACCCCGAGCAACCCCCTGCTCGAACTGACCGACCTGGCGGCGGTCATCGAGCTGGCGCACGCCAACGACGCGCTGGTGGCCGTCGACAACACCTTCGCCACCCCGGTCAACCAGCGGCCGGCGGACTTCGGCGCCGACCTGGTGTGGCACAGCGGGACGAAGTACCTCGGCGGGCACTCCGACCTGTCCGCGGGGGTGATCGTCGGCTCCGCCGACCTGGTCGACCGGGTCTGGCAGACCGCCATCGTCACCGGCAGCACGCTCGGCCCGATCGACGCCTGGCTGCTGCTGCGCGGCATCCGCACGCTGTCGCTGCGCGTGGAGCGGCACAACGCCAACGCGCTGGCCCTGGCTCGGGCGGTCGAGGGCCACCCGACCGTGCGGCGGGTGCGCTACCCGGGGCTGCCGACGCATCCCCAGCACGAGCTGGCCGGGCGGCAGATGACGGGCTTCGGCGGCGTGCTCGGCGTGGAGTTGCACGACGGGCGGGCGGCGGCGGCGCTGCTCGACGGGCTCCGCCTGGCCAAGCGGGCGGCCAGCCTGGGCAGCGTCAGCACCCTCGTGGTGCACCCGCGCTCGATGTGGGCCGGGATCGTGGACGCCGAGCAGTTGGCCGCCGCCGGCATCGCCGAGGGCCTCGTGCGGGTCTCCACCGGCATCGAGGACACCGAGGACCTCGTCGCCGACTTCCTGGCGGCCCTCGACGCGGCGGACCGGCCGCGCTAG
- a CDS encoding diacylglycerol/lipid kinase family protein — translation MRTKQELGAAIRRDRRAALVVNAHSRRGRQLHEQARARLTAAGFHLLGDHPVEQPGHLERALAAAVDLGPDLLVAGGGDGTLSTAARLLAHRDMALGLLPLGTTNNFARTVGVPLELDRAVDVLADGTVIDVDLGLAGDMRFTNHVGVGLSADIMLRTPPRLKRVIGRLAYPLTALALLARHRPLRVTVRAGDARHEFVTHQVYVANGGFHAGRPIAADADADDRLLVAYPVGGADRRGLVRATARNAATGHRRSVGDEPFLAVGELWLETDRPARVEVDGELCGRTPIRIGLDANALRVMAPAGSPDR, via the coding sequence ATGCGGACGAAGCAGGAACTGGGCGCGGCCATCCGGCGGGACCGGCGGGCCGCCCTCGTCGTCAACGCCCACTCCCGCCGGGGCCGCCAACTGCACGAGCAGGCCCGGGCACGGCTGACGGCGGCCGGCTTCCACCTGCTCGGCGACCATCCCGTCGAGCAGCCCGGCCACCTCGAACGCGCCCTCGCCGCGGCCGTCGACCTCGGGCCGGACCTGCTGGTGGCCGGCGGCGGGGACGGCACCCTCAGCACCGCCGCGCGGCTGCTCGCCCACCGCGACATGGCGCTCGGCCTGCTGCCGCTGGGCACCACCAACAACTTCGCGCGCACCGTCGGCGTGCCGCTGGAACTCGACCGGGCCGTCGACGTGCTGGCCGACGGCACGGTGATCGACGTCGACCTCGGCCTCGCCGGCGACATGCGGTTCACCAACCACGTCGGCGTCGGCCTCTCCGCCGACATCATGCTCCGCACGCCGCCGCGCCTGAAGCGGGTCATCGGGCGGCTGGCGTACCCGCTCACCGCCCTGGCGCTGCTGGCCCGGCACCGCCCGCTGCGCGTCACCGTGCGCGCCGGGGACGCCCGGCACGAGTTCGTCACCCACCAGGTGTACGTGGCCAACGGCGGCTTCCACGCCGGACGCCCGATCGCCGCCGACGCCGACGCCGACGACCGGCTGCTGGTCGCGTACCCGGTCGGTGGCGCGGACCGGCGTGGCCTGGTGCGCGCCACCGCCCGCAACGCGGCGACCGGGCACCGGCGCTCCGTCGGCGACGAGCCGTTCCTCGCCGTCGGGGAGCTGTGGCTGGAGACCGACCGGCCGGCGCGCGTCGAGGTCGACGGTGAGCTGTGCGGCCGTACGCCCATCCGCATCGGCCTGGACGCCAACGCGCTGCGCGTGATGGCGCCGGCCGGCAGCCCCGACCGCTGA
- a CDS encoding acyl-CoA-like ligand-binding transcription factor: MTSASTEPTPGRRDRKKRRTRAALTEAALRLVAERGLAQVTVEEISEAADVSPRTFFNYFACKDDALVGDQAGDAARLVARLAAVPPEVPVLTALRTALDDVIDEVRAERELWCLRMDVVARNPALLPRLVAGNAETERAIVEVVAARVGVDPDHGYPALVTAVTGAVLRIAMTRWAAHPDQPDLADLVDEAFAALAAGLPQPDRP; encoded by the coding sequence GTGACTTCCGCCAGCACCGAGCCCACTCCCGGGCGGCGCGACCGCAAGAAGCGCCGGACCCGGGCCGCGCTGACCGAGGCGGCGCTGCGCCTGGTGGCCGAGCGCGGCCTGGCCCAGGTGACGGTGGAGGAGATCAGTGAGGCGGCCGACGTCTCCCCGCGTACGTTCTTCAACTACTTCGCCTGCAAGGACGACGCCCTGGTCGGTGACCAGGCGGGCGACGCCGCCCGCCTGGTGGCCCGGCTGGCCGCGGTGCCGCCCGAGGTGCCCGTGCTGACCGCGCTGCGCACCGCCCTCGACGACGTCATCGACGAGGTGCGCGCCGAGCGCGAGCTGTGGTGCCTGCGGATGGACGTGGTGGCGCGCAACCCCGCGCTGCTGCCGCGCCTGGTGGCCGGCAACGCCGAGACGGAGCGGGCCATCGTCGAGGTCGTCGCGGCGCGGGTCGGCGTCGACCCCGACCACGGCTACCCCGCGCTGGTCACCGCCGTGACGGGCGCCGTGCTGCGCATCGCGATGACCCGCTGGGCCGCCCACCCCGACCAGCCGGATCTGGCCGACCTCGTCGACGAGGCCTTCGCCGCCCTCGCCGCGGGGCTGCCGCAACCCGATCGGCCCTGA
- a CDS encoding MDR family MFS transporter: protein MTATVPAETTKVGAGRMSRREVLQALSGLMVGMFVSILASTVVANALPRIIADLNGTQTVYTWIVTTELLAMTATVPLWGKMADLYSKKLLIQLSLGLFVIGSLIAGLTPNVEVLLVSRVVQGIGAGGMTALATIVMAAMIPPRELGRYAGIFGAVFGVGTIAGPLIGGVLVDTSWLGWRWCFLIGVPFSLLSIFLLQRTLHLPATRRKVKIDWLGALLITAGVSTVLVWSSLAGNKFAWASGWTALMVGGGLALLALAVWVESRAAEPIVPLEIFRNRTVSLTTVASILVGVAMFGGTVFLSQYFQLSLGKSPTVAGLMSLPMILGLLVSSTVAGQLITKYGRWKRYLVTGAAVMVVGMLLLATIDAETSVVLLSVYMAVLGIGVGMLMQNLVLAAQNDVPAHELGAATSVLTFFRSMGGTIGVSALGAVLANRVATLSAEKLGPLAGGAPGGEGSTEVPDLSALPEPVLRIIQDVYGTATGELFLVATPFAVLALVVVLFIREKPLHTLSGDERRAREEAAAAVPGAH from the coding sequence ATGACCGCCACCGTGCCCGCCGAGACCACCAAGGTCGGCGCCGGCCGCATGTCCCGCCGCGAGGTGCTCCAGGCACTCTCGGGCCTGATGGTCGGCATGTTCGTGTCGATCCTCGCCTCCACGGTCGTGGCGAACGCGCTGCCGCGCATCATCGCCGACCTCAACGGCACCCAGACCGTCTACACCTGGATCGTCACCACCGAACTGCTGGCCATGACGGCGACCGTGCCGCTGTGGGGCAAGATGGCCGACCTCTACAGCAAGAAACTGCTGATCCAGCTCTCCCTCGGCCTCTTCGTGATCGGCTCGCTGATCGCCGGCCTGACCCCGAACGTCGAGGTGCTGCTGGTCAGCCGGGTCGTGCAGGGCATCGGCGCCGGCGGCATGACCGCCCTGGCCACCATCGTGATGGCGGCCATGATCCCGCCCCGCGAGCTGGGCCGCTACGCCGGCATCTTCGGCGCCGTCTTCGGCGTCGGCACCATCGCCGGCCCGCTGATCGGCGGCGTGCTGGTGGACACCTCCTGGCTCGGCTGGCGCTGGTGCTTCCTGATCGGCGTCCCGTTCTCCCTGCTCTCCATCTTCCTGCTCCAGCGCACCCTGCACCTGCCGGCGACCCGCCGCAAGGTGAAGATCGACTGGCTCGGCGCGCTGCTCATCACCGCAGGTGTCTCCACCGTCCTGGTCTGGTCGTCGTTGGCCGGCAACAAGTTCGCCTGGGCCTCGGGCTGGACGGCGCTCATGGTCGGTGGCGGCCTCGCCCTGCTGGCGCTGGCCGTCTGGGTGGAGTCGCGCGCGGCGGAGCCGATCGTGCCGCTGGAGATCTTCCGTAACCGGACGGTCTCGCTGACCACCGTCGCCAGCATCCTGGTCGGCGTGGCGATGTTCGGCGGCACCGTGTTCCTGTCCCAGTACTTCCAGCTCTCGCTGGGCAAGTCGCCGACGGTGGCGGGGCTGATGAGCCTGCCGATGATCCTGGGCCTGCTGGTCTCGTCGACGGTGGCCGGTCAGCTCATCACCAAGTACGGCCGCTGGAAGCGTTACCTGGTGACCGGCGCCGCCGTGATGGTCGTCGGCATGCTGCTGCTGGCCACCATCGACGCCGAGACCAGCGTCGTGCTGCTCAGCGTCTACATGGCGGTGCTCGGCATCGGCGTCGGCATGCTCATGCAGAACCTGGTGCTCGCGGCGCAGAACGACGTGCCGGCGCACGAGTTGGGCGCGGCCACCTCCGTGCTGACCTTCTTCCGCAGCATGGGCGGCACGATCGGCGTCAGCGCGCTCGGCGCGGTGCTGGCGAACCGGGTCGCCACGCTGAGCGCGGAGAAGCTCGGCCCGCTGGCCGGCGGTGCCCCGGGCGGGGAGGGCTCCACCGAGGTGCCCGACCTGTCCGCCCTGCCCGAGCCGGTGCTGAGGATCATCCAGGACGTGTACGGGACCGCCACCGGCGAGCTGTTCCTGGTGGCCACCCCCTTCGCGGTGCTGGCCCTGGTGGTGGTGCTGTTCATCCGGGAGAAGCCGCTGCACACCCTCAGTGGTGATGAGCGGCGGGCCCGGGAAGAGGCGGCCGCCGCCGTACCCGGCGCGCACTGA
- a CDS encoding STM4011 family radical SAM protein, producing MNLAILYRGPLASCNYDCPYCPFAKRRDPPELLRADRAALARFAGWVAATGDVRLSVLFTPWGEGLTRNWYRDAMVSLSHLPHVERVVIQTNLAARVDWLADADPRAVALWSTYHPGQVDRDRFLSRCARLTELGVRYSVGVVGLPEHLAEARALRAALPAEVYLWVNAAEGRRYDAAEEATWTELDPLFGYSARPHVSLDRPCHAGETAISVRGDGTVRRCHFIDEPIGNLYDGSWRTALRPRPCGNAVCDCHIGYVHLKPLGLRDVFAGGVLERIPAAWPPVRRPVPLAAPERRPPAVPAPGSPPA from the coding sequence GTGAACCTCGCGATCCTCTACCGGGGGCCCCTGGCGAGCTGCAACTACGACTGCCCGTACTGCCCGTTCGCCAAGCGGCGTGACCCGCCGGAGCTGCTGCGCGCCGACCGGGCGGCGCTCGCGCGGTTCGCCGGCTGGGTGGCGGCCACCGGCGACGTACGGCTGTCGGTGCTGTTCACCCCGTGGGGCGAGGGGCTGACCCGCAACTGGTACCGCGACGCGATGGTGTCGCTGTCGCACCTGCCGCACGTCGAGCGGGTGGTCATCCAGACCAACCTCGCCGCCCGGGTGGACTGGCTGGCCGACGCGGACCCGCGCGCCGTCGCCCTGTGGAGCACCTACCACCCCGGCCAGGTCGACCGGGACCGCTTCCTGAGCCGGTGTGCCCGGCTGACCGAGCTGGGCGTGCGCTACTCGGTGGGGGTGGTCGGCCTGCCGGAGCACCTCGCCGAGGCGCGGGCGCTGCGGGCCGCCCTGCCCGCCGAGGTCTACCTGTGGGTCAACGCCGCCGAGGGCCGGCGCTACGACGCCGCCGAGGAGGCGACCTGGACGGAGCTGGATCCGCTGTTCGGCTACAGCGCGCGCCCGCACGTGTCGCTCGACCGTCCGTGCCATGCGGGCGAGACGGCGATCTCGGTGCGCGGCGACGGCACGGTGCGCCGCTGCCACTTCATCGACGAGCCGATCGGCAACCTCTACGACGGGTCGTGGCGCACGGCCCTGCGGCCGCGGCCGTGCGGCAACGCGGTCTGCGACTGCCACATCGGGTACGTCCACCTCAAGCCGCTCGGCCTGCGCGACGTCTTCGCCGGCGGGGTGCTGGAGCGCATCCCGGCGGCCTGGCCGCCCGTACGCCGGCCGGTGCCGCTCGCCGCGCCGGAACGCCGGCCGCCGGCGGTCCCCGCGCCGGGGTCCCCGCCGGCCTGA
- a CDS encoding STM4012 family radical SAM protein, translating to MTSTDTGLDGSPYQQYLYAYPHKTSYRPLRPRPLLADVWRAEAREALFLYVHLPFCEMRCGFCNLFTRANAPAEQVTAYLRQLRRQAGRVADALGDAAGYARAALGGGTPTYLTADELTELFAVATAMGARLPGVPLSVETSPATATPERLAVLAAHGTTRVSIGVQSFLDAEARAAGRPQRRAEVEAALAAIRDARIPVLNIDLIYGIDGQSADTWRQSLDAALAWRPEELYLYPLYVRPLTGLGRRAHARADWDAQRLALYEQAVATLGAAGYRQESMRQFRRSDAPTPDGPDYCCQDDGMVGLGCGARSYTTSLHYSFDYAVGVSQVRAVLDDYLARPADDFRFAEFGFALDGAEQRRRWLLKSLLRAEGVDAAAYRARFGALPGDDFPELGRLAERGWAGDGGLRLTPAGLARSDAIGPWLTSARVRDAMTGYVPR from the coding sequence GTGACCAGCACCGACACGGGCCTCGACGGCTCGCCGTACCAGCAGTACCTCTACGCGTACCCGCACAAGACCTCCTACCGGCCGCTGCGCCCGCGCCCGCTGCTGGCGGACGTGTGGCGGGCCGAGGCGCGCGAGGCGCTCTTCCTCTACGTGCACCTGCCGTTCTGCGAGATGCGCTGCGGGTTCTGCAACCTGTTCACCCGCGCCAACGCGCCCGCCGAGCAGGTGACGGCGTACCTGCGGCAGCTGCGCCGGCAGGCAGGCCGGGTCGCCGACGCGCTGGGCGACGCCGCCGGCTACGCCCGCGCGGCGCTCGGCGGTGGCACCCCCACCTACCTGACCGCCGACGAGCTGACCGAGCTGTTCGCCGTCGCCACCGCGATGGGGGCCCGGCTGCCGGGCGTACCGCTGTCGGTGGAGACCTCGCCGGCGACCGCGACGCCGGAGCGGCTCGCGGTGCTCGCCGCGCACGGCACCACCCGGGTGAGCATCGGCGTGCAGAGCTTCCTCGACGCCGAGGCCCGGGCCGCCGGCCGCCCGCAGCGGCGCGCGGAGGTGGAGGCGGCCCTGGCCGCGATCCGCGACGCCCGCATCCCCGTGCTCAACATCGACCTGATCTACGGCATCGACGGGCAGAGCGCCGACACCTGGCGGCAGAGCCTCGACGCGGCCCTGGCGTGGCGCCCGGAGGAGCTGTACCTCTACCCGCTGTACGTGCGCCCGCTGACCGGGCTCGGGCGGCGGGCGCACGCCCGGGCGGACTGGGACGCCCAGCGGCTCGCCCTCTACGAGCAGGCGGTGGCGACGCTGGGCGCGGCCGGCTACCGGCAGGAGTCGATGCGCCAGTTCCGCCGCTCCGACGCGCCCACCCCCGACGGGCCGGACTACTGCTGCCAGGACGACGGCATGGTGGGCCTGGGCTGCGGCGCCCGCTCCTACACCACGTCCCTGCACTACTCGTTCGACTACGCGGTCGGGGTGTCGCAGGTGCGCGCGGTGCTCGACGACTACCTGGCCCGCCCGGCCGACGACTTCCGCTTCGCCGAGTTCGGGTTCGCCCTCGACGGCGCGGAGCAGCGCCGCCGGTGGCTGCTCAAGTCGTTGCTGCGCGCCGAGGGGGTCGACGCGGCGGCCTACCGGGCCCGCTTCGGCGCGCTTCCGGGCGACGACTTTCCCGAGCTGGGCCGGCTGGCCGAGCGGGGCTGGGCCGGCGACGGCGGGCTGCGGCTGACGCCGGCCGGGCTGGCCCGCTCCGACGCGATCGGCCCGTGGCTGACCTCGGCCCGGGTCCGCGACGCGATGACCGGGTACGTGCCGAGGTGA
- a CDS encoding STM4013/SEN3800 family hydrolase encodes MRSLIGSHDLLLLTLDTLRHDVAADLAARGRTPHLARALPGGRWERRHSPASFTYAAHHAFFAGFLPTPVTPGRHERLYAAAFPGSETAGADTWVFDAPDLPTALADVGYHTLCLGGVGFFNRRSPLGAVLPGLFAEAHWEPGFGVTSPTCLDAQLDRLAEVLPRVPARQPLFTFLNVAALHQPNRHHLPGAQVDDLASHAAALEYVDGRIDRLFALLTGRGRPVFAIVCSDHGTAYGEDGHTGHRIGHDVVWTVPYAHFVLRPGEW; translated from the coding sequence GTGCGCAGTCTGATCGGCAGCCACGACCTGCTCCTGCTCACCCTCGACACGCTGCGCCACGACGTCGCCGCCGACCTGGCCGCGCGCGGGCGCACGCCGCACCTGGCGCGGGCCCTGCCCGGCGGGCGGTGGGAGCGCCGGCACTCCCCCGCCAGCTTCACCTACGCCGCGCACCACGCGTTCTTCGCCGGTTTCCTGCCCACCCCGGTCACCCCGGGCCGGCACGAGCGGCTGTACGCGGCGGCGTTCCCCGGCAGCGAGACGGCCGGCGCCGACACCTGGGTGTTCGACGCCCCCGACCTGCCCACGGCGCTCGCCGACGTCGGCTACCACACGCTCTGCCTGGGCGGCGTCGGGTTCTTCAACCGGCGCAGCCCGCTCGGGGCGGTGCTGCCGGGCCTGTTCGCCGAGGCGCACTGGGAGCCCGGGTTCGGGGTCACCTCCCCCACCTGCCTGGACGCCCAACTCGACCGGCTGGCCGAGGTGCTGCCCCGGGTGCCGGCGCGGCAGCCGCTGTTCACGTTCCTCAACGTCGCCGCCCTGCACCAGCCCAACCGGCACCACCTGCCCGGCGCGCAGGTCGACGACCTGGCCAGCCACGCCGCCGCCCTGGAGTACGTCGACGGCCGGATCGACCGGCTCTTCGCCCTGCTCACCGGGCGGGGCCGGCCGGTGTTCGCGATCGTCTGCTCCGACCACGGCACCGCGTACGGCGAGGACGGCCACACCGGCCACCGGATCGGCCACGACGTGGTGTGGACGGTCCCGTACGCCCACTTCGTCCTGCGACCGGGGGAATGGTGA
- a CDS encoding STM4014 family protein produces MRLTVVGNPGNRRVALFTRAVLAAGLPRPQVLPWADVLTGAASPGADAVVRIDSPGEDAEVDRLLRRSASPARHGELVGLADTYAGLLRGLDRVAAGGAELLNDPADVAVLCDKRRCHARLSAAGVPVPAALPPVHGWAQLRSAMAAARWSRVFVKPAHGSSAAGVVALAVARGRVQAVTTVEATPDGLFNSLRPRRYTDEAEVAAIVDRIAADGLHVERWLPKAGLGDRVVDLRVVAVAGRPTHAVVRAARGPLTNLHLGNARGDLAELRAAAGPAAWAAAMETCERVARCFPRTLQVGIDLMFLLGWRRHAVAEVNAFGDLLPGVLADGRDTYAEQVRALTDGRWTRWLSAAGPSRGDAAVREPSAGREVLTCAV; encoded by the coding sequence ATGCGCCTGACCGTCGTCGGCAACCCCGGCAACCGTCGGGTCGCCCTGTTCACCCGGGCGGTCCTCGCCGCCGGCCTGCCCCGGCCGCAGGTGCTGCCCTGGGCCGACGTGCTGACCGGCGCGGCGTCGCCCGGGGCCGACGCGGTGGTGCGGATCGACTCGCCCGGGGAGGACGCCGAGGTGGACCGGCTGCTGCGCCGGTCCGCCTCGCCGGCGCGGCACGGCGAGCTGGTCGGCCTGGCCGACACGTACGCCGGGCTGCTGCGGGGCCTGGACCGGGTCGCCGCCGGCGGCGCGGAACTGCTCAACGACCCGGCGGACGTCGCGGTGCTGTGCGACAAGCGGCGCTGCCACGCCCGGCTGTCGGCCGCCGGGGTGCCGGTGCCGGCCGCGCTGCCTCCGGTGCACGGGTGGGCGCAGCTGCGGTCGGCGATGGCGGCGGCCCGCTGGAGCCGCGTGTTCGTCAAGCCCGCACACGGCTCGTCGGCCGCCGGGGTCGTCGCGCTGGCCGTGGCCAGGGGGCGGGTGCAGGCGGTCACCACGGTCGAGGCGACCCCGGACGGGCTGTTCAACTCGCTGCGCCCGCGCCGCTACACCGACGAGGCCGAGGTCGCCGCCATCGTCGACCGGATCGCCGCCGACGGCCTGCACGTGGAGCGGTGGCTGCCCAAGGCGGGGCTCGGCGACCGGGTGGTCGACCTGCGGGTGGTGGCGGTCGCGGGGCGGCCCACCCACGCCGTGGTGCGCGCCGCCCGGGGGCCGCTGACCAACCTGCACCTGGGCAACGCGCGCGGGGACCTCGCCGAGCTGCGCGCGGCGGCCGGGCCGGCGGCGTGGGCGGCGGCGATGGAGACCTGCGAGCGGGTGGCCCGGTGTTTCCCCCGCACCCTCCAGGTCGGCATCGACCTGATGTTCCTGCTCGGCTGGCGGCGGCACGCGGTGGCCGAGGTCAACGCCTTCGGCGACCTGCTGCCGGGGGTGCTCGCCGACGGCCGGGACACGTACGCCGAGCAGGTGCGCGCCCTGACCGACGGCCGGTGGACGCGCTGGCTGTCGGCGGCCGGGCCGTCGCGCGGGGACGCTGCGGTGCGGGAGCCGTCGGCGGGGCGGGAGGTGCTCACGTGCGCAGTCTGA
- a CDS encoding STM4015 family protein encodes MAFGSHARHFAGRPVVDVPADGPLPTVDGPVSWRIAHWHFDEETTENALSEEFRDAFDRFVAQAGPSVESLVVGSWGYAAFHRAPIAQLCAAAPRLPALRALFLGDITVEECEVSWMRVGDVSALLTAYPRLEVLRVRGGEAFAFSPVRHARLRELVVESGGLPREFVGAVLDSDLPALTDLELWLGTSDYGGDAQVTDLAPLLAGERFPQLCRLGLCNSEIADDLARALASAPVVPRLRRLDLSMGTLGDEGAAALLAGQPLTHLAELDLSHHYLAEETAASLVAALPGVRVDVSDPQEPDEYDGESYRYTAVSE; translated from the coding sequence ATGGCCTTCGGTTCCCACGCGCGCCACTTCGCCGGCCGTCCGGTGGTGGACGTCCCCGCCGACGGGCCGCTGCCCACGGTGGACGGCCCGGTCTCGTGGCGGATCGCCCACTGGCACTTCGACGAGGAGACCACGGAGAACGCGCTCTCGGAGGAGTTCCGCGACGCGTTCGACCGGTTCGTCGCGCAGGCCGGGCCGTCCGTGGAGTCCCTGGTCGTCGGCTCCTGGGGCTACGCGGCGTTCCACCGCGCCCCGATCGCGCAACTCTGCGCGGCGGCGCCGCGCCTGCCCGCCCTGCGCGCCCTGTTCCTCGGTGACATCACCGTCGAGGAGTGCGAGGTCTCCTGGATGAGGGTGGGCGACGTCAGCGCGCTGCTGACGGCGTACCCGCGGCTGGAGGTGCTGCGGGTGCGCGGCGGCGAGGCCTTCGCCTTCTCCCCCGTGCGGCACGCGCGGCTGCGCGAGCTGGTGGTGGAGAGCGGTGGGCTGCCCCGGGAGTTCGTCGGCGCGGTGCTCGACTCCGACCTGCCCGCGCTGACCGACCTGGAGCTGTGGCTCGGCACCTCCGACTACGGCGGCGACGCGCAGGTCACCGACCTCGCCCCGCTGCTGGCCGGGGAACGGTTCCCGCAGCTGTGCCGGCTCGGCCTGTGCAACTCGGAGATCGCCGACGACCTCGCCCGGGCGCTGGCGTCGGCGCCGGTGGTGCCCCGGCTGCGACGGCTGGACCTGTCGATGGGCACGCTCGGCGACGAGGGCGCCGCGGCCCTCCTGGCCGGGCAGCCGCTGACCCACCTGGCGGAGCTGGACCTGTCCCACCACTACCTGGCGGAGGAGACGGCCGCGTCGCTGGTCGCCGCGCTGCCGGGCGTCCGGGTGGACGTGTCCGACCCGCAGGAGCCCGACGAGTACGACGGCGAGAGCTACCGCTACACGGCGGTGTCGGAGTGA
- a CDS encoding STM4015 family protein, protein MSLPDDPSAVAWRLEVEEHDAEPEEFAGLVRALREQVPPDAVRALVIGEWGEAYERPLPVETLVEAAGEWTGLRAVFLADLTYEQCEISWLTHGDITPLLAAYPSLGVLWVRGAQGLRLEPVRHAGLRELRFESGGLPAGVVRAVGACELPALHRLDLWLGRRDYGGDASAEDLAGVLSGAGLPALRHLGLCNAEIADAVAAAVATAPVVPRLEALDLSMGTLTDEGAKALLAGQPLTRLTRLDLEHHFLSEEMAAAVAAALPGVRVDLSDPQVAEDFDGTPHRYTAVGE, encoded by the coding sequence ATGAGCCTTCCCGACGATCCCTCGGCGGTCGCCTGGCGGTTGGAGGTCGAGGAGCACGACGCGGAGCCCGAGGAGTTCGCCGGCCTCGTACGGGCGCTGCGGGAGCAGGTGCCGCCCGACGCCGTACGCGCCCTGGTGATCGGCGAGTGGGGCGAGGCCTACGAGCGGCCACTGCCGGTCGAGACGCTGGTCGAGGCCGCCGGGGAGTGGACCGGGCTGCGGGCGGTCTTCCTCGCCGACCTGACCTACGAGCAGTGCGAGATCTCCTGGCTCACCCACGGCGACATCACCCCGCTGCTCGCGGCGTACCCGTCGCTGGGGGTGCTCTGGGTGCGCGGCGCGCAGGGCCTGCGGCTGGAGCCGGTCCGCCACGCCGGGCTGCGCGAGCTGCGCTTCGAGTCGGGCGGGCTGCCGGCCGGGGTGGTCCGCGCCGTCGGCGCCTGCGAGCTGCCGGCCCTGCACCGGCTGGACCTGTGGCTCGGCCGCAGGGACTACGGCGGCGACGCGAGCGCCGAGGACCTGGCGGGGGTGCTCTCCGGCGCCGGCCTGCCCGCCCTGCGGCACCTCGGGCTCTGCAACGCGGAGATCGCCGACGCCGTGGCGGCGGCCGTCGCGACCGCACCGGTCGTCCCCCGGTTGGAGGCGCTCGACCTGTCGATGGGGACGCTGACCGACGAGGGCGCGAAGGCGCTGCTGGCCGGGCAGCCGCTGACCCGGTTGACCCGGCTCGACCTGGAGCACCACTTCCTCTCCGAGGAGATGGCCGCGGCGGTGGCCGCCGCCCTGCCGGGCGTGCGGGTGGACCTCTCGGACCCGCAGGTCGCCGAGGACTTCGACGGTACGCCGCACCGCTACACGGCCGTCGGGGAGTGA